In Exiguobacterium acetylicum, the genomic stretch ACCATTTTCAAGCAAAAACCGTGCAGATGTCTATAATCGATTAACACGTGAAGAACTCGATCTACTCGTCGTAGGTGGCGGTATCACAGGTGCGGGGATCGCCCTCGATGCAGCGTCACGCGGTATGAAGATTGGCCTCGTCGAAATGCAGGATTTCGCGTCCGGTACGTCTAGTCGTTCAACGAAATTAGTCCATGGTGGTCTACGTTATTTAAAACAATTTGAAGTTCAAATGGTCGCGGAAGTCGGTAAAGAACGTGCGATCGTTTACGAAAACGGACCACACGTCACGACACCAGAGTGGATGTTGCTTCCGATGCATAAAGGCGGTACGTTCGGACCGTTCAGTACGTCAATCGGTCTTCGTGTTTATGACTTCTTAGCAGGTGTTAAACGTTCGGAATGGCGGACGATGTTATCTGCGAAAGAAACATTGGCAAAAGAACCACTCGTCAAACAACAAGGTCTCAAAGGTGGCGGTTACTACGTTGAGTACCGCACAGATGACGCCCGTCTAACGATTGAAGTCATGAAAGAAGCGGTTGAACACGGTGCGCGCGTCGTCAACTATACAAAAGCGGAAGAAATCATCTACGATGCTGGAAAAGTCGTCGGCATGCGTGTGACGGACCTCTTGACAGGTGACGTACATGAAATCCGTGCGAAAAAAGTCGTCAACGCGACAGGTCCATGGGTTGATGAATTACGTGAAAAAGATGGCTCTAAAGTCGGGAAACAACTTCGTTTGACAAAAGGTGTCCACGTCGTCATCGATCAATCGAAATTCCCGCTTAAACAAGCGGTCTACTTCGATACACCAGACGGTCGGATGATCTTCGCGATTCCACGTGATGGAAAAGCGTACGTTGGTACGACAGATACGTTCTTCGATAAAGATACTGCACATCCGAAGTTCACAGTCGAAGACCAAGACTACGTCTTAGACGCGATTCACTACATGTTCCCGGATGTTAAAGTGACAGCAGAAGACGTTGAATCAAGCTGGGCTGGTGTACGTCCATTGATTTATGAAGAAGGAAAAGATCCTTCTGAAATCTCTCGTAAAGATGAAGTATGG encodes the following:
- a CDS encoding glycerol-3-phosphate dehydrogenase/oxidase, whose amino-acid sequence is MANQPFSSKNRADVYNRLTREELDLLVVGGGITGAGIALDAASRGMKIGLVEMQDFASGTSSRSTKLVHGGLRYLKQFEVQMVAEVGKERAIVYENGPHVTTPEWMLLPMHKGGTFGPFSTSIGLRVYDFLAGVKRSEWRTMLSAKETLAKEPLVKQQGLKGGGYYVEYRTDDARLTIEVMKEAVEHGARVVNYTKAEEIIYDAGKVVGMRVTDLLTGDVHEIRAKKVVNATGPWVDELREKDGSKVGKQLRLTKGVHVVIDQSKFPLKQAVYFDTPDGRMIFAIPRDGKAYVGTTDTFFDKDTAHPKFTVEDQDYVLDAIHYMFPDVKVTAEDVESSWAGVRPLIYEEGKDPSEISRKDEVWQSESGLITIAGGKLTGYRKMGEHVVDLVAKLLKKEENVAYARCSTKNMPMSGGHVGGAKGFAEFLKAQTATNGLTTEEVQFLAKRYGSNLPKVLEYAAAFDAATTALPRSVYAQLHYSIEHEMVARPIDFFIRRTGAVFFDIAWARAHKDAVIEEMKSVLNWTAEQTDAYTKELDIEIEDAAHALVTE